In one Nocardioides luteus genomic region, the following are encoded:
- a CDS encoding FGGY family carbohydrate kinase — protein MSSILAIDAGTTGVTALIVTDKGEVAARGYEEFDQHFPRPGWVEHVPEGIWQATLEACRTVLAAHGRDDLVGIGITNQRETVVLWDRETLGSPRRAIVWQDRRTTAMCSAMASHDARVRELTGLRMDPYFTATKLAWIRENEPHTWTHVESGRYAIGTVDSYLIARMTRGLHHVTDVSNASRTMLFDLGANDWSDELCDLFGVPRDALPEIGPNWGEGVVTDPRSFLDLSLPIAGVAGDQQAALFGQAAFEVGDSKCTYGTGSFVLTNTGSEAKRSDSGLLTSPGWMSPSGEVTYVLEGSIFVTGAAVQWLRDGLQIIGSAAETEALASTVTSSEGVVFVPALTGLGAPHWDPDARGTIIGITRGTTRAHIVRATLEAIAFEVRDVMATMPTPVASLNVDGGAAANNLLCQLQADQLGVDVSRPRYVETTGLGAAFLAGLGVGVWSSFDQIRETWALDRTFSPDASRRDAADEAYASWARAVERSRQWA, from the coding sequence GTGAGCTCGATCCTCGCCATCGACGCCGGCACCACCGGCGTCACCGCGCTGATCGTCACCGACAAGGGCGAGGTCGCGGCTCGGGGGTATGAGGAGTTCGACCAGCACTTCCCCAGGCCGGGCTGGGTCGAGCACGTGCCCGAGGGGATCTGGCAGGCCACCCTGGAGGCGTGTCGTACGGTGCTCGCGGCCCACGGCCGCGACGACCTCGTCGGCATCGGGATCACCAACCAGCGCGAGACGGTCGTGCTGTGGGACCGGGAGACGCTGGGCTCGCCGCGGCGCGCAATCGTGTGGCAGGACCGGCGTACGACGGCGATGTGCTCCGCGATGGCATCCCACGACGCCCGGGTCCGCGAGCTGACCGGCCTGCGCATGGACCCCTACTTCACGGCCACCAAGCTGGCCTGGATCCGCGAGAACGAGCCGCACACCTGGACCCATGTGGAGTCGGGGCGCTACGCGATCGGCACCGTCGACTCCTACCTCATCGCCCGGATGACCCGGGGTCTGCACCATGTCACCGACGTCTCCAACGCGTCGCGGACGATGCTGTTCGACCTCGGCGCCAACGACTGGTCCGACGAGCTGTGCGACCTGTTCGGGGTGCCGCGGGACGCGCTGCCGGAGATCGGGCCCAACTGGGGTGAGGGCGTGGTCACCGACCCGCGCTCGTTCCTCGACCTCTCGCTGCCGATCGCCGGTGTGGCCGGCGACCAGCAGGCCGCGCTGTTCGGGCAGGCGGCCTTCGAGGTGGGTGACTCCAAGTGCACCTACGGCACCGGCTCGTTCGTGCTGACCAACACCGGCTCGGAGGCGAAGCGGTCGGACTCCGGGCTGCTCACCTCGCCCGGCTGGATGTCGCCGTCGGGAGAGGTCACCTACGTGCTCGAGGGCTCGATCTTCGTGACCGGCGCCGCGGTGCAGTGGCTGCGTGACGGCCTCCAGATCATCGGCTCGGCCGCGGAGACCGAGGCCCTGGCGAGCACGGTCACCTCGTCCGAGGGCGTCGTGTTCGTGCCCGCCCTGACCGGTCTCGGAGCGCCCCACTGGGACCCCGACGCCCGCGGCACCATCATCGGCATCACCCGCGGCACCACCCGTGCCCACATCGTGCGGGCGACCCTGGAGGCGATCGCCTTCGAGGTACGCGACGTGATGGCCACCATGCCGACGCCGGTCGCCTCCCTCAACGTCGACGGCGGCGCGGCCGCCAACAACCTGCTGTGCCAGCTCCAGGCGGACCAGCTCGGCGTCGACGTCTCCCGCCCTCGCTACGTCGAGACCACCGGCCTCGGCGCCGCGTTCCTCGCCGGCCTCGGGGTGGGCGTGTGGTCGTCCTTCGACCAGATCCGCGAGACCTGGGCCCTGGACCGCACCTTCTCCCCCGACGCGTCGCGCCGGGATGCGGCCGACGAGGCGTACGCGTCGTGGGCAAGGGCCGTCGAACGATCCCGGCAGTGGGCGTGA
- a CDS encoding metallophosphoesterase, with the protein MTRILHLSDTHVTGSGLDMDGVDAVAALDAILRDARHVPGLDAVVVSGDIADDGSTEGCLAVLERVGAFAAERGIPHIYSTGNHDTRGPFREVLGSGHLDADGSDRGRLLDPESDLCASVSYLGELRVVTVDSLVPGKTHGFLDEAQLARLAAELATPTRDGTVLVLHHPPLHLASLPWVADVVLHNISALGRVVRSSDVRAILAGHLHFQVSGFLAGIPVWVTPGVVTRIDTTAPPHLVRGVLGAGASVVDLADPASPTFHVITARDPRAGEQVYVYDPVSGEDTLEPL; encoded by the coding sequence ATGACCCGGATCCTGCATCTCTCCGACACCCATGTCACCGGCAGCGGTCTCGACATGGACGGCGTCGACGCCGTGGCCGCGCTCGACGCGATCCTGCGCGACGCCCGCCACGTGCCCGGCCTGGATGCGGTCGTGGTCAGTGGTGACATCGCCGACGACGGCTCGACCGAGGGCTGCCTGGCAGTCCTGGAGCGGGTCGGGGCGTTCGCTGCCGAGCGCGGCATCCCCCACATCTACTCGACGGGCAACCACGACACCCGCGGACCGTTCCGCGAGGTGCTCGGCAGCGGGCACCTCGATGCCGACGGCAGCGACCGCGGGCGGCTGCTAGACCCGGAGTCGGACCTCTGCGCGTCGGTCAGCTACCTCGGCGAGCTCCGGGTCGTCACCGTCGACAGCCTCGTCCCGGGCAAGACCCACGGCTTCCTGGACGAGGCCCAGCTCGCCCGTCTCGCCGCCGAGCTGGCCACCCCGACGCGCGACGGGACGGTCCTCGTCCTTCACCATCCGCCACTCCACCTCGCCTCCCTCCCCTGGGTCGCCGACGTCGTCCTCCACAACATCTCCGCCCTCGGCCGCGTAGTGCGGAGCAGCGACGTACGTGCGATCCTCGCCGGCCACCTCCACTTCCAGGTCAGCGGCTTCCTCGCCGGCATCCCGGTCTGGGTGACCCCCGGCGTCGTGACCCGCATCGACACCACCGCACCCCCACATCTCGTACGCGGCGTGCTCGGTGCCGGCGCCTCCGTCGTCGACCTCGCCGACCCGGCCTCCCCCACCTTCCACGTGATCACCGCCCGCGACCCCCGAGCGGGCGAGCAGGTCTACGTCTACGATCCCGTCTCCGGAGAAGACACCCTCGAGCCGCTCTGA
- a CDS encoding nuclear transport factor 2 family protein has protein sequence MTLPTTDGANAPADEAVLRPLSAYVSGHATGDPTHFRDAFLPSAHIEGIRDGVFVSWPLEDYCALFTGSPAPDEEERVRRLDSVAVHGTVATATMTLIHGSDTFTDVFLLVLVDGAWKIANKVYHRHAQAAAA, from the coding sequence ATGACCCTGCCCACGACAGACGGTGCGAACGCGCCCGCGGACGAGGCCGTCCTGCGTCCGCTCAGCGCCTACGTATCCGGCCACGCCACCGGTGACCCCACCCATTTCCGCGACGCGTTCCTCCCCTCTGCCCACATCGAAGGCATCCGCGACGGCGTCTTCGTCTCCTGGCCGCTCGAGGACTACTGCGCCCTGTTCACCGGCTCCCCCGCACCCGATGAGGAGGAGCGCGTACGTCGCCTCGACTCCGTCGCGGTCCACGGCACCGTCGCCACCGCGACCATGACCCTCATCCACGGCTCCGACACGTTCACCGACGTCTTCCTGCTCGTGCTCGTCGACGGAGCCTGGAAGATCGCGAACAAGGTCTACCACCGGCACGCTCAAGCCGCGGCCGCATAG
- a CDS encoding HNH endonuclease, translating to MYETIDRFLDGPPPGASERELVDWIARLEQVKCAAEAVQAEAAVRLEEAARARQAEAGARKLGEGVASQIALARRISPDRSAKLLGLAKILLSEMPHTFALMKTGQFSQWQATVLARETACLSREDRRVVDHELCATRPNGEPARAVSMGLRQLENAAKKLAITLDQASVVARAANAEKDRRVSLRPAPETMTWLGALLPVKDGVAVFAVLDQAANAARAAGDERTRGQVMADTLVDRVTGRSSAGAKPRIEVKIVMTADSLTNDADQPALVEGYGPVPAAWARDALTDAEVFVRRLFADPAGQLVAMESRSRKAPDGLAEFITTRDGGICRTNGCDAPIRNIDHIQRHTDGGTTSAENLQGLCERCNQAKEAIGWQARPGPDGSITTITPTGHTYTSPPPDTWAQDPPLSRAELTLRDVLLDYAAAA from the coding sequence ATGTACGAGACCATCGACCGCTTCCTCGACGGGCCACCTCCGGGTGCGTCCGAGCGGGAGTTGGTTGATTGGATCGCTCGCCTCGAACAGGTGAAGTGCGCCGCGGAGGCCGTCCAAGCAGAAGCAGCCGTACGTCTCGAGGAAGCCGCCCGCGCCCGACAGGCCGAGGCCGGTGCCCGCAAGCTCGGCGAAGGCGTGGCCTCCCAGATCGCGCTCGCGCGACGAATCTCACCCGATCGGAGTGCGAAGCTGCTCGGGCTGGCCAAGATCCTCCTCTCCGAGATGCCCCACACCTTCGCCCTGATGAAGACCGGGCAGTTCTCGCAGTGGCAGGCCACCGTCCTCGCCCGCGAGACCGCCTGCCTCTCACGCGAGGACCGCCGGGTCGTCGACCACGAACTCTGCGCCACCAGGCCGAACGGTGAACCCGCCCGAGCGGTCTCGATGGGGCTCCGCCAGCTCGAGAACGCCGCCAAGAAACTCGCCATCACCCTCGACCAGGCCTCCGTCGTCGCCCGCGCCGCCAACGCCGAGAAAGACCGGCGCGTCAGCCTGCGGCCGGCACCGGAAACGATGACCTGGCTCGGTGCGCTGTTGCCGGTCAAGGACGGCGTCGCTGTGTTCGCGGTCCTGGACCAGGCGGCGAACGCCGCCCGTGCTGCCGGGGATGAACGGACCCGGGGTCAGGTCATGGCCGACACTCTGGTCGACCGGGTCACCGGGCGCAGTAGCGCCGGGGCGAAGCCGCGGATCGAGGTCAAGATCGTGATGACCGCCGACTCGCTCACCAACGACGCCGATCAGCCCGCCCTGGTGGAGGGCTACGGCCCTGTCCCGGCCGCCTGGGCCCGGGACGCGCTCACCGACGCCGAGGTCTTCGTCCGGCGCCTGTTTGCAGACCCCGCCGGCCAGTTGGTGGCGATGGAGTCACGGTCGCGGAAGGCACCCGACGGACTCGCCGAGTTCATCACCACCCGCGACGGCGGGATCTGCCGCACCAACGGCTGCGACGCCCCGATCCGCAACATCGACCACATCCAACGCCACACCGACGGCGGCACCACCAGCGCCGAGAACCTCCAAGGGCTGTGCGAACGCTGCAATCAAGCGAAAGAAGCGATCGGCTGGCAAGCCAGACCCGGGCCTGACGGCAGCATCACCACCATCACACCCACCGGCCACACCTACACCAGCCCACCACCCGACACCTGGGCACAAGACCCACCTTTGTCCCGGGCAGAGCTCACACTGCGCGACGTACTCCTCGACTATGCGGCCGCGGCTTGA
- a CDS encoding endo-1,4-beta-xylanase gives MRARMARGADVAAMLIASGIAVVSAAAPAQADGSTLQAAAAESGRYFGTAIAASRMSDSQYTTIANREFNMITAENEMKMDATEPSPNQFSFSSGDQIANWALQNGKRVRGHALAWHSQQPGWMQNMEGSSLRNAMLNHIAGVAGHYRGKIYAWDVVNEAFEDGSSGARRNSNLQRTGNDWIEAAFRAARSADPNAKLCYNDYNTDNWSHAKTQAVYNMVRDFKSRGVPIDCVGFQAHFNSGNPVPSNYHVTLQNFADLGVDVQITELDIAGSGTSQAEQFRGVTQACMAVTRCTGITVWGVRDTDSWRASDTPLLFDGSGNKKLAYTYVLNQLNTADGGTTTPPQGSCTVTVTRTESWGDRFNTVFAVSGTNNWVVRISTGSGQSLQNSWNATVSGTSGTLTATPNGNGNQFGITLYSGGNTSTPTASCTAV, from the coding sequence GTGCGTGCCCGGATGGCCCGAGGGGCCGACGTCGCCGCCATGCTGATCGCCAGTGGCATCGCTGTCGTCTCTGCGGCCGCTCCGGCCCAGGCCGACGGCTCCACCCTGCAGGCCGCTGCTGCCGAGTCCGGCCGCTACTTCGGCACCGCCATCGCGGCCAGCCGGATGTCGGATTCGCAGTACACGACCATCGCGAACCGCGAGTTCAACATGATCACCGCCGAGAACGAGATGAAGATGGACGCGACCGAGCCGTCGCCGAACCAGTTCAGCTTCTCCTCGGGAGACCAGATCGCCAACTGGGCCCTCCAGAACGGCAAGCGAGTCCGCGGGCACGCGCTGGCCTGGCACTCCCAGCAGCCGGGCTGGATGCAGAACATGGAGGGCAGCTCGCTCCGCAACGCGATGCTCAACCACATCGCCGGCGTCGCGGGACACTACCGGGGCAAGATCTACGCCTGGGACGTCGTGAACGAGGCCTTCGAGGACGGCTCCTCGGGGGCTCGCCGCAACTCCAACCTGCAGCGCACCGGCAACGACTGGATCGAGGCCGCCTTCCGGGCCGCCCGCTCCGCCGACCCCAACGCGAAGCTCTGCTACAACGACTACAACACCGACAACTGGAGCCACGCGAAGACGCAGGCCGTCTACAACATGGTCCGCGACTTCAAGTCGCGCGGCGTACCCATCGACTGCGTCGGCTTCCAGGCCCATTTCAACTCCGGCAACCCGGTGCCGAGCAACTACCACGTCACCCTGCAGAACTTCGCCGATCTGGGTGTCGACGTGCAGATCACCGAGCTCGACATCGCCGGGTCCGGCACCTCGCAGGCCGAGCAGTTCCGTGGTGTCACCCAGGCCTGCATGGCGGTCACTCGCTGCACGGGCATCACGGTCTGGGGCGTCCGTGACACCGACTCATGGCGTGCCTCCGACACGCCGCTGCTCTTCGACGGCTCCGGCAACAAGAAGCTGGCCTACACCTACGTGCTCAACCAGCTCAACACTGCAGATGGTGGGACCACCACGCCGCCACAGGGGAGCTGCACGGTGACCGTCACCCGGACCGAGTCGTGGGGAGACCGGTTCAACACGGTGTTCGCCGTCAGCGGGACCAACAACTGGGTCGTCCGGATCAGCACCGGGTCGGGGCAGAGTCTGCAGAACTCGTGGAACGCCACCGTCTCGGGGACCTCGGGGACTCTCACTGCCACGCCCAACGGCAACGGGAACCAGTTCGGGATCACGCTCTACTCGGGCGGGAACACGTCGACTCCGACTGCTAGCTGTACGGCGGTCTGA
- a CDS encoding GNAT family N-acetyltransferase has translation MPFTHRVATPDDIPVLTAIMDASIAELQKTFLTEAQIASSRMVMGIDTQLIEDGTYFVVEEGDEIAGCGGWSRRATLYGGDHTPGREPTLLDPAKDPARVRAMYTNPAFARRGVGRLILELCERAASEEGFTTLELMGTLSGEPLYRSYGFEPVERITDDRGGAPVPLVRMRKPVTL, from the coding sequence GTGCCCTTCACCCACCGCGTCGCGACACCAGACGACATCCCGGTCCTGACTGCGATCATGGACGCCTCGATCGCGGAGCTCCAGAAGACGTTCCTGACCGAGGCCCAGATCGCCTCGAGCCGGATGGTGATGGGCATCGACACCCAGCTGATCGAGGACGGCACCTACTTCGTGGTCGAGGAGGGCGACGAGATCGCCGGCTGTGGCGGCTGGAGCAGGCGGGCGACCCTCTACGGCGGTGACCACACCCCCGGCCGGGAGCCGACGCTGCTGGACCCGGCGAAGGACCCGGCCAGGGTGCGAGCGATGTACACCAACCCCGCCTTCGCCAGGCGCGGCGTGGGAAGGCTGATCCTGGAGCTGTGCGAGCGGGCGGCGTCGGAAGAGGGCTTCACCACCCTCGAGCTGATGGGCACGCTGTCCGGCGAGCCGCTCTACCGGTCCTACGGCTTCGAGCCGGTCGAGCGGATCACCGACGACCGCGGCGGCGCACCGGTCCCGCTGGTCCGGATGCGGAAGCCCGTCACCCTCTGA
- a CDS encoding class I SAM-dependent methyltransferase family protein — protein MGTDWQQWHEHYDDPDSDLVRRLGTVRDEVRRLLAERQGAPIRVTSICAGDGRDLLPILASSEGDVDAVLLEIDADLAERARAAAAASGLGRVRVHTADAGLSSTLADLPPADVFLACGVFGNIADADLETTIGALPAFVVPGGAVIWTRGASVGDGELSAYAGDPADLVREVFARHGFTEERLVRPADAGFRVGVHRFTGGASHAALPERLFSFAR, from the coding sequence GTGGGCACCGACTGGCAGCAGTGGCACGAGCACTACGACGACCCCGACTCCGATCTCGTACGGCGCCTGGGGACGGTGCGCGACGAGGTCCGGCGTCTCCTGGCCGAGCGCCAGGGCGCTCCGATCCGGGTCACCAGCATCTGTGCCGGCGACGGACGCGACCTGCTGCCGATCCTGGCGTCGTCGGAGGGCGATGTCGATGCGGTCCTTCTCGAGATCGACGCCGACCTCGCGGAGCGTGCTCGGGCCGCCGCCGCGGCGTCCGGCCTGGGCCGGGTCCGGGTGCATACCGCAGATGCCGGCCTCTCGAGCACGCTGGCCGATCTGCCGCCGGCCGACGTCTTCCTCGCCTGTGGCGTCTTCGGCAACATCGCCGACGCGGACCTCGAGACGACGATCGGTGCGCTACCCGCATTCGTGGTGCCGGGCGGTGCCGTGATCTGGACCCGGGGCGCGAGCGTCGGCGACGGAGAGCTGAGCGCCTACGCCGGAGACCCGGCAGACCTTGTCCGTGAGGTCTTCGCTCGTCACGGTTTCACCGAGGAGAGGCTCGTACGTCCCGCCGACGCCGGATTCCGGGTCGGGGTCCATCGGTTTACCGGTGGTGCTTCGCACGCGGCGCTGCCGGAGAGGCTGTTCTCCTTCGCGCGTTGA
- a CDS encoding NADPH-dependent oxidoreductase: MTDTATDAAVAARYRDPALATLATTSAVIEHQLRHRSVRSFLSDPVTDDQLTAIVAAASSAPTSSNLQTWSVVAVREPARKARLAKLAGDQAFIEAAPLLLLWVADLSRARGLAAAAGTRVEASEYLETTLLGVIDATLAAQNAIVAASSLGLGTVCVGGARNHPEEIAAELGLPSGAFVVFGLAVGVPDPAEPAGVKPRLPQSVVLHHETYSPPSADDLAAYDDRLGGYNATYGLGGGWSERVLARLAGPVSMSGRHRLRAQIERLGFAGR; this comes from the coding sequence GTGACCGACACTGCCACCGACGCCGCCGTCGCCGCCCGCTACCGCGACCCCGCGCTCGCCACCCTTGCGACGACCAGTGCGGTGATCGAGCACCAGCTCCGGCACCGGTCGGTCCGCTCGTTCCTGAGTGACCCGGTGACCGACGACCAGCTCACCGCGATCGTCGCGGCTGCCTCCTCGGCGCCGACCTCGTCCAACCTGCAGACCTGGAGTGTCGTGGCGGTCCGGGAGCCGGCCCGCAAGGCGCGGCTGGCGAAGCTCGCCGGTGACCAGGCGTTCATCGAGGCGGCGCCGCTCCTCCTGCTCTGGGTCGCCGACCTCAGCCGTGCCCGCGGCCTCGCGGCCGCCGCGGGGACCAGGGTCGAGGCTTCCGAGTATCTGGAGACCACGCTCCTCGGCGTCATCGACGCCACCCTCGCTGCCCAGAACGCCATCGTCGCCGCCTCCTCGCTCGGCCTGGGCACCGTCTGTGTCGGCGGCGCCCGCAACCACCCCGAGGAGATCGCGGCCGAGCTCGGCCTGCCGTCGGGGGCGTTCGTCGTCTTCGGCCTCGCCGTCGGCGTACCCGACCCTGCCGAGCCTGCCGGGGTCAAGCCGCGGCTCCCTCAGTCCGTCGTCCTCCACCACGAGACCTACTCGCCCCCGAGCGCCGACGATCTCGCCGCGTACGACGACCGGCTCGGCGGTTACAACGCCACCTACGGTCTCGGCGGCGGATGGTCCGAGCGTGTCCTGGCCCGCCTCGCCGGGCCCGTCAGCATGTCCGGTCGCCACCGGCTCCGTGCCCAGATCGAGCGTCTCGGGTTCGCCGGTCGCTGA
- a CDS encoding arylamine N-acetyltransferase family protein, with the protein MIDGYLRRLGIEGRPEATYETLVDLHHRHLDTLPYENLSIMLAAIGATGMPDAVDPAETLERVAAGGNAGYCFHNNGVFSLALAELGFDVVRRTGQMLEATGPSGTLDHLALEIRGLPTAANPGGQWVVDVGYGDGFRDPLPLVEGHFRQSGFVYRLARVGESGWTFHHDPHGSFNGSFVRGSVTQEEIETSHVRLSTPPDGDFTRKLVVQRRDASGAETIRSIRHARSGEGAFERELRDFEQWRTALAGIGLSFRGIEDDALRELHKRQAAEYDEWLLTR; encoded by the coding sequence ATGATCGACGGCTACCTGCGACGGCTCGGTATCGAGGGGCGGCCGGAGGCGACGTACGAGACGCTTGTCGATCTTCACCACCGTCATCTCGACACGCTGCCCTACGAGAATCTCTCGATCATGCTCGCCGCCATCGGAGCCACGGGGATGCCCGACGCCGTCGACCCGGCGGAGACGCTCGAGCGGGTGGCGGCCGGGGGCAACGCCGGCTACTGCTTCCACAACAACGGCGTCTTCTCGCTGGCGCTCGCCGAGCTGGGCTTCGACGTCGTACGCCGCACCGGCCAGATGCTCGAGGCGACCGGTCCCTCGGGGACCCTGGACCATCTGGCGCTGGAGATCCGCGGTCTGCCGACCGCGGCCAACCCTGGCGGCCAATGGGTGGTCGACGTCGGCTACGGGGACGGCTTCCGTGACCCGTTGCCGCTGGTCGAGGGGCATTTCCGGCAGTCCGGGTTCGTCTACCGGCTGGCCCGTGTGGGGGAGTCGGGATGGACCTTCCACCATGACCCGCACGGCTCCTTCAACGGCTCGTTCGTGCGCGGGAGCGTGACGCAGGAGGAGATCGAGACCTCCCACGTGCGTCTCTCCACCCCGCCCGACGGTGACTTCACGCGCAAGCTCGTGGTGCAGCGGCGGGACGCGTCCGGAGCCGAGACGATCCGCTCGATCCGGCACGCGCGCAGCGGCGAGGGAGCCTTCGAGCGCGAGCTGCGCGACTTCGAGCAGTGGCGCACGGCTCTTGCCGGGATCGGGCTGTCGTTCCGGGGCATCGAGGACGACGCGCTGCGCGAGCTCCACAAGCGACAGGCCGCCGAGTACGACGAGTGGTTGCTGACGCGATAG
- a CDS encoding flavin reductase family protein, giving the protein MTIHSSHPFPTPEDPVRRWRGRLGGRVSLWTSGSAGLTVSSLMMANGSPGAVLGLLDPDSDLRDELEETGVGVVSLLHWRHRDLAEAFGGTAPAPGGAFRLGSWETTEFGRRLTDAPTWAGVRLVSMTEIGWSALATCEIVSLEVGDDTDPLVHRHGRYER; this is encoded by the coding sequence CTGACGATCCACTCGTCCCACCCGTTCCCGACGCCGGAGGATCCGGTACGCCGGTGGCGCGGTCGTCTGGGTGGGCGGGTCTCGCTGTGGACGTCGGGCTCGGCCGGGCTCACGGTCTCCTCGCTGATGATGGCCAACGGGTCGCCGGGAGCCGTGCTCGGGCTGCTCGACCCCGACTCAGACCTGCGGGACGAGCTCGAGGAGACCGGCGTCGGCGTCGTCTCGCTGCTCCACTGGCGCCACCGCGACCTGGCCGAGGCGTTCGGCGGCACCGCTCCCGCTCCTGGCGGCGCGTTCCGGCTGGGGTCGTGGGAGACGACCGAGTTCGGCCGCCGCCTCACCGACGCCCCGACCTGGGCCGGCGTACGCCTGGTCTCGATGACGGAAATCGGTTGGTCGGCCCTGGCGACGTGCGAGATCGTGTCGCTCGAGGTCGGTGACGACACCGACCCGCTGGTCCACCGGCACGGGAGGTACGAACGATGA
- a CDS encoding lysophospholipid acyltransferase family protein, with amino-acid sequence MSTKLFYSFLKWVAVGPLLRAVFRPTWEGVENIPRKGPAILAGNHLSYADWLFMPLGSPRMVRFVAKAEYFTGTGVKGFLQRTFFSGTGNVPIDRSGATAAEGALIAAKRVLGDGELFGIYPEGTRSHDGKLYRGRTGIARLALDTGAPVIPVAVIGTDVIAPPGKKLGKIVRPRIVFGKPLDFSRYEGMANDRYILRAITDEIVYEILKLSGQEYVDMYATDAKKLASGEKPAKKSSKSSRPTKDVA; translated from the coding sequence GTGTCGACGAAGCTCTTCTACTCGTTCTTGAAGTGGGTCGCTGTCGGTCCTCTGCTCCGGGCGGTTTTCCGTCCGACCTGGGAGGGTGTGGAGAACATCCCGCGCAAGGGTCCGGCGATCCTGGCCGGCAACCATCTCTCCTACGCCGACTGGCTCTTCATGCCGCTCGGCTCACCGCGGATGGTGCGGTTCGTGGCCAAGGCGGAGTACTTCACCGGCACGGGCGTGAAGGGTTTCCTGCAGCGTACGTTCTTCAGCGGCACCGGCAACGTGCCGATCGACCGGTCGGGGGCGACCGCGGCCGAGGGTGCCCTGATCGCCGCGAAGCGGGTGCTCGGCGACGGCGAGCTCTTCGGGATCTATCCCGAGGGCACCCGTTCCCACGACGGCAAGCTCTACCGCGGCCGCACCGGCATCGCCCGGCTGGCTCTGGACACCGGCGCTCCGGTGATCCCGGTCGCCGTGATCGGCACCGACGTGATCGCGCCCCCGGGCAAGAAGCTCGGCAAGATCGTCCGGCCGCGGATCGTCTTCGGCAAGCCGCTGGACTTCTCGCGCTACGAGGGCATGGCCAACGACCGCTACATCCTGCGCGCGATCACCGACGAGATCGTCTACGAGATCCTGAAGCTGTCCGGCCAGGAGTACGTCGACATGTACGCCACCGACGCCAAGAAGCTGGCCAGCGGTGAGAAGCCGGCGAAGAAGTCTTCGAAGTCTTCGCGGCCGACCAAGGACGTAGCCTGA
- a CDS encoding ROK family protein, whose amino-acid sequence MSLHIGVDIGGTKVLAAEVSPSGEVLRTAHRSTPGRRVELELVEDALTEAVTEVAAGRPVAGVGLAAAGFVDAAGERVMFAPHLPWRGEPTLTRLSSRWGTRVALDNDANCAALAELELGAARGVDSALLITLGTGIGGAVILDGRVVRGRNGMAGEFGHMQVVPGGLPCECGLTGCWEQYSSGNALVAFVRARVETEEYAGGALDELAAGDPLKITGPAITAAAADGDALALAAYESVGSWLGVGMAGLVAAFDPELLVVGGGVSTAGDLLLAPARTALEASLVGRLHREVPAIVEAAFGAEAGVVGASILARRATGEI is encoded by the coding sequence GTGAGCCTGCACATCGGTGTCGACATCGGCGGCACCAAGGTGCTCGCGGCGGAGGTCTCGCCGTCCGGTGAGGTGCTCCGCACCGCTCACCGCAGCACACCCGGGCGCCGGGTCGAACTCGAGCTGGTGGAGGACGCGCTGACCGAGGCGGTCACCGAGGTGGCCGCCGGCCGGCCCGTCGCCGGCGTCGGGCTGGCCGCCGCGGGGTTCGTCGACGCAGCGGGGGAGCGGGTCATGTTCGCTCCTCACCTGCCCTGGCGCGGCGAGCCGACCTTGACCCGGCTGTCCTCCCGCTGGGGCACCCGGGTGGCGCTCGACAACGACGCCAACTGCGCCGCCCTGGCCGAGCTGGAGCTCGGTGCGGCCCGCGGCGTCGACTCGGCCCTGCTCATCACCCTCGGCACCGGCATCGGCGGTGCCGTGATCCTCGACGGCCGGGTGGTGCGGGGCCGCAACGGCATGGCCGGGGAGTTCGGCCACATGCAGGTCGTGCCCGGCGGGCTGCCCTGCGAGTGCGGCCTCACCGGCTGCTGGGAGCAGTACTCCTCCGGCAACGCGCTGGTCGCCTTCGTGCGCGCCCGCGTGGAGACCGAGGAGTACGCCGGCGGCGCGCTCGACGAGCTGGCCGCGGGCGACCCGCTCAAGATCACCGGCCCGGCCATCACCGCAGCTGCGGCCGACGGCGATGCGCTCGCGCTGGCTGCGTACGAGTCGGTGGGGTCGTGGCTGGGGGTCGGGATGGCCGGCCTGGTGGCCGCCTTCGACCCCGAGCTCCTGGTCGTCGGCGGGGGAGTCTCGACAGCGGGCGACCTGCTGCTGGCGCCTGCTCGGACGGCCCTGGAGGCCTCGCTCGTCGGACGCCTCCACCGCGAGGTGCCGGCGATCGTGGAGGCCGCTTTCGGGGCCGAGGCAGGGGTCGTGGGGGCGAGCATCCTGGCCCGCCGGGCCACCGGCGAGATCTAG